The Opitutaceae bacterium nucleotide sequence CCCAGGATACCATCGTGTTTACCCTTGGAATTGATTACGGTACCAACTCCGTCCGCTGCCTGATCGTCCGGGCCGCCGACGGTCGCGAAATCAGCAGCTGCGTCGTCAACTACCCGAGCGGCCAGCAGGGCATTCTCCTCGATCCGAAGGACCACAATCTCGCCCGGCAGAGCCCCGCCGACCACCTCTACGGACTCGAGGCGAGCATCAAGGGAGCGCTCAGGAGCGCCGGCCGCAGGAATGGCTTTTCACCGAAGAAGGTCATCGGCATCGGGGTCGACACGACGGGTTCCAGCCCGATCCCGGTTGATCGGACGAACCGTCCGCTCGCCCTCGATCGGAAATGGAAGAAGAACCTCGCCGCCCAGTGCTGGCTCTGGAAAGACCACACCGGCTGGCGCGAAGCGGCCCGGATCACCGAACTGGCCGCCGAGATCCGTCCCCAATACATCGCCAAATGCGGCAACACCTATTCCTCCGAGTGGTTCTGGTCGAAGATCTGGCACTGCCTCAAAACCTCACCCGAGGTCTTTGAGGCGGCTTTTTCCTGGGTCGAATTGAGCGACTGGATTCCCGCCGTCCTCGCCGGGGTGACCGATCCGCTCGCGGTCAAGCGAGGCATCTGCGCCGCCGGCCACAAGGCCCTTTACTGCGATGAATGGGGCGGACTTCCCGACAGGGAATTCCTTGCCAAGCTGGACCCCAAGCTGGCCGACCTGCGCGACCGCCTTTACGAAAAGGCCCATGACGCCACCGAGTCGGCCGGGGTTCTCTCGTCCGAGTGGGCGAAGAAGACCGGCCTGCCCGCCGGCATCCCCATCACCGTCGGCGAGTTCGACGTCCATTACGGCGCGATCGGCTGCGGAGTGGCCGAGGGTGTCCTCGTCAAGGTGATCGGGACTTCGACCTGCGACTGCAGCGTCATCTCCGCCAGAAAGACCGTGGCCGACATCCCCGGGATCTGTGGCATTGTCAAGGGTGCCATCCTTCCCGGTTTCTATGGAATCGAAGCCGGCCAATCCGCGGTCGGCGACA carries:
- a CDS encoding ribulokinase; translation: MFTLGIDYGTNSVRCLIVRAADGREISSCVVNYPSGQQGILLDPKDHNLARQSPADHLYGLEASIKGALRSAGRRNGFSPKKVIGIGVDTTGSSPIPVDRTNRPLALDRKWKKNLAAQCWLWKDHTGWREAARITELAAEIRPQYIAKCGNTYSSEWFWSKIWHCLKTSPEVFEAAFSWVELSDWIPAVLAGVTDPLAVKRGICAAGHKALYCDEWGGLPDREFLAKLDPKLADLRDRLYEKAHDATESAGVLSSEWAKKTGLPAGIPITVGEFDVHYGAIGCGVAEGVLVKVIGTSTCDCSVISARKTVADIPGICGIVKGAILPGFYGIEAGQSAVGDIFKWWVEVVCQGDEKLHARLTRQAARLKPGQSGLLALDWNNGNRTILVDPMLSGLLMGQTLHTSQAEIYRTLIEATAFGARAIIERLKEYGVPVRRVVCAGGIAEKNPMLMQIYADVTGCTMQVAGSSQACALGSAVAAAVLAGKAKGGHASFKSAQKAMTSIKAIEYKPIKANQAVYNQLYGLYRRMHDALGGVDATSNLGTVMKDLLAIKEAASS